ATACGCGATCTCTGCCATGTAACTCTGTGCGAACTGGTGCTCTATGCTCAACTGCCACTCGTTGATTCTCCCCGGGTCAGTGTTATAAGGCATGTAAGGGACGCTGTTGCTAGGGGATGTCACGTTGATGTAATTCGCGACAGTCTTCGCCTTCGGTGAACCCACGGTGTAATTCAGCACAGAAGCAGCAGTGGCGGCAGACGCTGATAGAGATATCAATGGATTGGAACCTGTTCCACTATTCACATCCGACGCATTTCCCGTACTGGTTCCGAGTGATCCAAAGCCGATGCCGTTTCCATAAGTATCCTGGCTGAAGTTATACGAGTACATGCCAAAACCGCCTCTGACGACGGTATTGTTCATCACCTGCCAGGCAAAGCCGACGCGCGGCAGGAAGATGTCCCAAATCGGTTTCTGCAGGGAATCACGGCCGTTACCGTCTGTAGCAAACCATATCCCTCCTGGTTGTCCATTCAAGCTGCCGCAAGGCTTGCCGTTCGTGTCGACGGTGCAACTCAGTGTCAGATTCGGATCAAACCCGCCCAAGGCGCCGTGGGTCTCATGGAATCCGGTCGTTCCTACGTAGCGCAGGCCAAGGTTTAACGTAAGGTTAGAGCGGAGCTTGAAGTCATCTTGAACGAAGAATTGCGGACTCTTCAGTCGATTGTAAGACGTCGACTGATTGGTCGCGCTCCATTTTTGGGCGTCCCCAAGCAGAAAGTCGGCAAGTCCGGTGCCAGTTGTTGCAGCTTGGCCATTCTGCGCCGTGTAGTTTCCGGTGAATGTAAAATTGCCAGACTGCAGGTTTCCCCAAGGGGTTGTGTTGCCCTGACCCATAAGTACTTCCCCGCCGAAGTGCAGGACGTGGCGACCGTGGATCATCGTGAAGACGTCCGACGGATCATAGAGGTGCTCGATATAAATGGCGTTCGTACCCGGTTGTACCGTCGAGCAGCAGAAACCGTTTCCGTTGATGGTGATCGTCGGTAAGATGTCGGCCTTTGCATATTGCAGACCGAGCTGGCCGGCCGCGTCGAAGCCCTTGCTTTGAGGAACGAACCAATTCCCTTGCTTGGTATAGGCCATGCGAAATTCGTTTACCTTGGTCGGGCTGATCGTCCAAGTCTCCGTCGCTTGCACGTTGTAACCGTCTATGTCCCCAGAGAAGCAATTGATCGGGCAGGCAAATGGCCCACCCTTATTAAACGCTGGGTTGTCCTTCTGGCTCATGGAGAAACTCACGCGGTGTTTCTGAGCAACGTCGTAATCGATGCGACCAAAAAACCTGAGGTTCGGATTGGGATTCGGCAGGACTGTGGAAAAGTTATTACTAAAGGCTCCGGCGGCGCCTGCGTTAGGCGCGGGATAGAGGTTAAGAATCTTTGCCGCGACAGGATCAATGCGGTTGCCCGGAATCGCATTCACACCGGCAAGGCTTCCGGTATTTTCCTGGGCGAATGAGGTCCGAGTACACCCTGGCGTTGAACAGCTAGTCGGATCATAGAGCGTTGGCAGGCCCGTAAAGTCAAGGGCTCCAGGATGCGCAGCGCCCTTACCTATCTCCGCCAGCGCAGGGGTATTTCCCAGCGTCGCTGCTGCGTTGCCATTGCTATAGATCTTGTCGACGACAAAGAATACAAACGCCTTGTTCTTGATGATCGGTCCACCGATTGAGCCGCCGTACTCGTGGTAGCGCACCTTCCCAACCTTTTGAGGAGTAAAGCCGCCACTGCTGTTCGGAATGCCAAAATGGGGACGGGCATTCAGAATGTCATTCTGCCAGTATTCGTAACCGGAGCCGTGCCAAGTGTTGGTTCCACCTTTGGTGATCTGGTTGAACACTGCGCCGCCGATACCATACTCTGCCGAGAACGAAGAGGTCGTGACCTGGACTTCCTGGACAGCCTCGAACAGCGTGTTGTCAACGTTATTGCTCACAGGTAACTGAACCACACCTCCATCCTGCAGGTAATTGGCGTAGTTCGGCAGGTTGCCGTTAATAGAGACCGCATCGCCTGCGTTGTAAGCGCCGCTTCCTTCAGAGACGGGTTGAGACGGTGCGCTGGAAGCTCCGGGAAGAAAGATATTGAAGTTGGCCCAATCATTGCCAGTAATGCCGGCGCCGATCTGCGGGAGCTCGCCGATAGTCTTCGCCTCAAGGATCGCGCCCTGCTTCGAGGTTTCAGTCTCCAGAAGTGGCGCGCCCTCTGCCGTAACATTCACTGTTTCGGTTGCCTGACCGATTTCCAATGCGGCATTCTCGGTGATTACGTTGACCTGAACAAGCACCGGGCCCTGCACAAGCCTCTTGAACCCATTTGCGGTGAAAGCAATGTTATAGGTGCCGGTGGGCGTCGAAACAGTGTCATAGAGCCCTTGCCCGTTGGTGACGAAGGTCTTCACCTCTCCCGTTTCGATATTCGTTAGCGTAACCGTGGCTCCTGGAAGAGCTGCACCCGATGAATCGGTTACCAGGCCGCGAACTTCGCCAGTATTTCGGCTCTGTGCCATTACGAATGTGACGGTGACGAGTAGAAGACTGAAGACGAGGATGCAGCGAATGAAACTCTTCATGGAGTTCCTCCATTAGAGGCGTTGCGGGTCATGACAGAGACCAGCTTGCCGATTAGCGGTTTCGTTCTTACGTCGCTAAGTTGCACGGACGAATGCGGGGGGACAGCTACTATATCGATTTTGTACAGGTATTCTCGGGCCGGGTCATCCCGGCGTGGGCAACATTAAGCTGCCGGTAAAATCGTTGTCAAGCCTAAAAATATCGATATTCTAGAGCGCTCGATGGTTTTTACTTTTGCCATCGTCGGCGGATGCGTTCGCTGATATAACGGACCTGCACGAACAGCGCATCTCCCCAAAATTAAGCGGTTCTCGAAATCAGAAACGTGTAGCTTTTACTCGATGCCACGGCGAAGTAGTGACCCGACAATTCCGACGCTGAAGTCGGTTGCAGAGCGCGCCGGGGTTACGGCCAGCACTGTCTCGGCCGTGCTGAACGATTCGGCGGCGGCGCGGTCGGTTCCCGATCGAACTAAAAACAGGATCCTGGCGGCTGCACGCGCGCTGAATTACCGGCCGAACTTCCTGGCGCGCTCTCTACGTGTCCAACGCAGCTACACCATTGGCCTGATTCTGCAAGAGATTGGCGATGCGTATGGTTCCGTGATCGTCAGTGGCATGGAGCGATACCTCCGCCAACAGAACTATTTCTTTCTTACGGTCGCCCACCGGCGCGATAAGGACTTACTCGCTACATACTCGGCCATGCTGCGCGAGCGAGGAGTCGAAGGCTTCATCACCGTCGATACTGCCTTGACTGAGGAGCAGAGCTTGCCCACGGTCGCCGTCGGTGGGCACCGGCGGCTCAAGGGAGTCACCAACATCGTGCTCGACCATCGTCTTGCCGCGGAGTTGGCGCTGCGACATCTCGTGGATCTCGGACATCGCGAGATCGCTTTCATGCGAGGCGCGAAGGAAAGTGTTGACGCTGATACTCGCTGGAATTCAATCTGCGAAGAAGCCGATAAGCTGGGGATCCGGATGCGGCGCGAACTGATTCTCCAACTCAAGGGAGGCGATCCTACTCCCAATCTGGGGTATCCATTTGCCAAGCAGCTTTTGGCGCGCAAGCAACCCTTCACCGCGTTGTTTGCTTACAACGACATTTCCGCAATCGGCGCCATTGTGGCCCTCCAGGAACATGGAATCCGCGTGCCCGAAGACGTGTCGGTCGTCGGCTTTGATGATATCCAGGGTGCGGCCTACATCAATCCTCCGCTCACCACCGTCAAGCAGCCTCTGCAGTACATGGGGGAAATGGCGGCGCGAACACTGATCGACAGGCTGGAAGGCCGCATGAATGATGTCGCAGAAATCACGATTGAACCCGAGCTGATGGTGCGTCGATCTACCGCAGGCTGCGCCGGCCAGTCAGTTCTATCGATGCAGCAGTCGAAGACTTCCTCGAACCCGCGGCAATCAGAGTCGAAGCTAGCCATCATTCATAAGCTCGATGCAACGTCGTGAAGGTTTCCACTTCTTCTCTGCCACAGCAGACTTTGGTTGTGTCCCACATGGCAATCACAGGCGAGGGCGCTGTGTCACGAACCTACTGATTTGAGACAAGGACCAACAATTCCCTTCCCGATTCCAATGACGAACATATTGCTGGTAACCATTGCGACATTATTATCGAGCGCGTCCCTGTTTGGGAGTTCCTACTACACGGAACGTCTCAACGATCCGAAAGCGCTTTACCTGACAGCGGATCATTTTGCAGTCAAGAGCGACGGAGTCACCGACGATTCGAACGCGATCCAGGAAGCGATCGACAAAGTTCGGGAGAGCACGAACCAAGGCATTTTGTTTATTCCGGCAGGACGTTATCGGATCACCAAGACCATCTATATCTGGCCGGGTATTCGCCTCATCGGGTACGGCACAGTTCGGCCCACGTTCGTTCTCGCCGCGAATACGCCGGGGTTTCAGAATGGTCCTACTTATATGGTCTTTTTCGCCGGCAGCGGCCCCAACCCAAACGGCCCTCCTCGGGATGCGTCGCCAGGTACGTTTTATTCGGCGATGAGCAACATTGACATTGAAATCCAGGATGGGAATCCGGGAGCTGTGGGAGTTCGTGCCCACTATGCGCAGCATTGCTTTCTCGCTCACATGGACTTTCACATCGGCTCCGGCCTGGCGGGAATTCACGACGGCGGTAACGTCGCTCAAGACGTTCATTTCTATGGTGGGCAATACGGCATTTGGACGCGAAAGCCGTCTCCCGGCTGGCAGTTCACGGTTGTCGATGCCACATTCGAAGCACAGCGCGAAGCCGCGATTAGAGAGCACGAGGCCGGTCTTACGCTGATCCGCCCGCAATTCAAGAATGTACCTACTGCAATTTCGATTGATCCCAGGTTTGCCGAAGAACTTTGGGTTAAAGATGGCCGGATGGAAAACATCTCTGGCCCTGCCGTAATTATCAGCAACGAGAACAACGCGCGTACCGAAATAAACATGGAGAACGTTGTATGCGAAAGCGTTCCCATTTTTGCATCTTATCGGGAAAGCGGAAAGCAAGGTCCAGGAAGAGGAGGGAGCTACGCTGTAAAAACGTTTTCTCATGGCCTTCATTTCGATGACATGGGAGCTGTCCCCGCGATCCGGGATGTTTATGACACATCGCCTCTAAAGGCATTACCGCAGCCGCCCAGATCAGACATCCCAGATCTGCCGGCGATAAGCACATGGATCAACGTTCGGAGCCTCGGTGCGCGAGGCGACGGAGTCTCCGATGATACTGAAGTCCTAAAGAAGGCCATAGCTACACATAAAACGATTTACTTCCCGTCAGGTCAGTACTTGGTGAGTGACACGATTTCTCTCAGGCCAGACACAGTTCTGATCGGCCTGCACCCCAGCGTTACACGCATCATGCTTGCCGATTCCACGCCCGCATTCCAGGGCGTCGGAAGCCCCAAACCGTTGATTGAGACTCCAAAGGGTGGGACCAACATCGTGACCGGTATCGGTCTCTACACCAATGGAATCAATCCACGAGCTGTCGCTGCGAAATGGATGGCGGGCAGCGATTCGCTCATGGATGATGTTCGATTTCTGGGCGGACATGGCACTGTCGATCCGGGCAGCACGCCAGAAGAAGCGTCAAAGGTGTGGCAGAGGATTTATAACAACACGCACACTGCTGACTCCGATCTGAATCGTCGATGGGATGGACAATATCCCAGCCTATGGATTACTGACGGCGGGGGCGGCACCTTCCTGGACATTTGGACACCGAGCCCCTTCGCGCAAGCTGGCCTCTACATTTCAAACACCACAACATCCGGACGCATTTATCAACTGTCAAGCGAACACCACGTCCGCAACGAGGCTGTGCTGCGCAATGTATCGAACTGGGAAATCTACGCGCTTCAGACGGAAGAGGAAAGAGGCGAGAGCGGCTTCGCGCTCCCGCTCGAAATTGATAACTCCACCAACATCACAGTTGCGAATCTGCATATGTATCGCGTTGTAAGCAGCTATCAGCCGTTCCCTTACGCGATAAAGGTGACAAACTCACACAACATCCGACTTCGCAATGTTCACTGTTACAGCAACAGCAAAGTTTCCTTTGACAACGCAATTTACGATCCTCTACGCAGGAGCGAGGTGCGTCAGCGAGAATTCTCCTGGCTCACAATCTCGGGCGACGCGCCTCGGCGATCCAAGAAGGAATCGTCTTCTCTCTTCGCCGAGGGAGCGAAGATTGAGAAAATCGCCGGCGGTTTTTTCAACATCTCGGGGGGAGCAGTCGATCGAGCGGGCAATTTCTATTTTGTTGACCCAAAATGGCAAACAATCTACCGCTACTCACCGGCAACGCAGGTGGTATCGAAGATCCGGGATAATCCGCTCGAGCCCGTCCAATTGGTCTTCGACAAATCAGGCGATCTGATCGTGATTTCGTCTGCGGGAAACGGCACTGTGTACAGTCTTAAGCCTGACGCACCCAGCGACGACGTAACATTGCTAAAGCCTGAACCCTCGCAACCGCGGTCTGAAATGATTCCAGTCTTGCCGGTCGACTACTTGGGCAATGCTGACGACTTCACTAAAAAGATCGAGATTGCAAAGCCCTATCACTTTGTATCGGCGGACAAAAGTGTTTTCATTCCCGCGGGTCAGGACTTTGTAACCGGACAGCTCTACTACGGAGCGAAAATACATGATGTGCTTCGCGCATTCGGCATGGCGCCTGCCGCTCCCGGGCATCCGTTCTACATCTCCGACGAGGCTGAAGAGAAAACCTATTCCGGCCATGTCAACCCTGACGGTACTCTCTCAAATCTCAAGCTTTTTGCGGAGCGCGGCGGTGAAGGTCTCGCCGTCGACAATCAAGGAAACGTGTACCTAGCCGCCGGGCAGGTGTTCGTGTACAACTCCTCTGGTCGGCTGATCGACACCATCGATATTCCCGAGCGACCGTCACAACTAGTGTTCGGTGGACCGGACGGAAAGACGCTATTTATCCCTGCTCGCACTTCTCTTTATGCCGTCCGAACTCGGTAGACTAAAGCCTTTCCTTTCTAAACACATTACAAGTGAAGTCAGAAGAATTCTAACCCAGTCTTCTTCGGAAGCTTCGAGATGCATTGACCTTGATGTAGCCGCGAGCGGGTAATATAAAAGCACTATCGTGCCGCGCCAGAGAGGGAGTCTAAGGTACCTACGGAACTCCTATCAATGAGGGCCCTGTCCCAGAAGACCATCGCGAAAGCCTTTTTGTGGTTTGCGGCTCTTTCTGGAGCTTACCTTTACGCTTTTCCTGGGCCAAATCTTTTCTACATCAGCATTTCCCTGGCTCATATCGCGCTGGGAGTGGTCGCTGTTCTTGCTGCTCCTTTCCTTATTCGCACGGTGCGGCTGCTCTCCCGGCTGGCAAGGGCCGGCGTTGTACTTCTGATTTTGGGCGCGATCGATGGCGTGATCGTGATGGTTGTGGGCGGAAGCCGTCCACATCTTGAGTTCGTCTACCTTCATTCGATCTTGTCATTCGCAGGAGTACTGCTGCTCCTGGCGAACTGGCTTCGGTCAAAGCAGTGGTTTGCGTCCGCCGCGCCAAGGTTGACTGTTCAATGTGCGGTGATGTTCCTCGTTGCGGCCCTTCTGGTCGTGGGAGCGCACTATTGGCGAGTGAAGCGGTGGGCGGCTTCGACTCCGATTCGCAATCCTGAGATTGCTCCGGCGGAGATGACCAAAGAGGGAGACGGTCCCAGTGGATTGTTTTTCCCCAGTTCGGCGCAGACGACTGACGGCAAATTTATTCCGGCGAAGTACTTCATGGAGTCGCAGGCGTGCGAGCGGTGTCACAAAGATGTCTACGAACAGTGGAGCAGCTCAGCTCACCACTTCTCTTCGTTCAACAATCAGTGGTATCGCAAGAGCATTGAGTACATGCAGGACGTAGTTGGGACGCGTCCGTCGAAGTGGTGCGGAGGCTGCCACGATCCTTCAGTCCTCTACAGCGGCATGATGGATACGCCGATCAAGCAGATCGTGCACACGCCCGAGGCCAATGCGGGCTTGGGATGCCTGATGTGCCACTCCATCACAAAAGTGAAGAGCACAATGGGACAGGGCGATTTTGTGCTCCTGTATCCCAAACTGCATGAGCTCGCTGCGAGCAAGAATCCGGTCATGCGATGGCTGCATGATTATTCCGTTTATGTGAATCCTGAGCCGCACCGCCGCGCTTTCTTCAAGCCCTTCATGCATAACGAGCAGTCGGCTGAGTTCTGCTCGAGCTGCCATAAGGTTCATCTCGATGTGCCGGTGAATCACTATCGCTGGATTCGCGGATTTAACGACTACGACAACTGGCAGGCGAGCGGAGTCTCTGGGCTTGGCGCGCGGTCGTTTTACTATCCGGCCAAACCGCAGCGTTGCCTGGATTGCCACATGCCCCTTGTGGAGTCTGCCGATTACGGAACTACCGATGGGAAGCTGCATTCTCATCGCTTCCCTGCCGCGAATACTGCACTACCATTTGCGAATCAGGACGAGAAGCAGATGCAGGCGGTGCTGGACTTTCTCAAGAACGGAATCATCAGCGTCGACATGTTTGGCATAAGTCCAGAGGCAAAGCAGGTCAACACCAGTGCGGCTCTCCCAGGCGAGCTTTCGACAACCTTTGCCGTGGGTGAAGA
This genomic window from Terriglobales bacterium contains:
- a CDS encoding carboxypeptidase-like regulatory domain-containing protein; the protein is MKSFIRCILVFSLLLVTVTFVMAQSRNTGEVRGLVTDSSGAALPGATVTLTNIETGEVKTFVTNGQGLYDTVSTPTGTYNIAFTANGFKRLVQGPVLVQVNVITENAALEIGQATETVNVTAEGAPLLETETSKQGAILEAKTIGELPQIGAGITGNDWANFNIFLPGASSAPSQPVSEGSGAYNAGDAVSINGNLPNYANYLQDGGVVQLPVSNNVDNTLFEAVQEVQVTTSSFSAEYGIGGAVFNQITKGGTNTWHGSGYEYWQNDILNARPHFGIPNSSGGFTPQKVGKVRYHEYGGSIGGPIIKNKAFVFFVVDKIYSNGNAAATLGNTPALAEIGKGAAHPGALDFTGLPTLYDPTSCSTPGCTRTSFAQENTGSLAGVNAIPGNRIDPVAAKILNLYPAPNAGAAGAFSNNFSTVLPNPNPNLRFFGRIDYDVAQKHRVSFSMSQKDNPAFNKGGPFACPINCFSGDIDGYNVQATETWTISPTKVNEFRMAYTKQGNWFVPQSKGFDAAGQLGLQYAKADILPTITINGNGFCCSTVQPGTNAIYIEHLYDPSDVFTMIHGRHVLHFGGEVLMGQGNTTPWGNLQSGNFTFTGNYTAQNGQAATTGTGLADFLLGDAQKWSATNQSTSYNRLKSPQFFVQDDFKLRSNLTLNLGLRYVGTTGFHETHGALGGFDPNLTLSCTVDTNGKPCGSLNGQPGGIWFATDGNGRDSLQKPIWDIFLPRVGFAWQVMNNTVVRGGFGMYSYNFSQDTYGNGIGFGSLGTSTGNASDVNSGTGSNPLISLSASAATAASVLNYTVGSPKAKTVANYINVTSPSNSVPYMPYNTDPGRINEWQLSIEHQFAQSYMAEIAYVGSHATNLQYPTDLNQITSATGLADSIANNKFVQADRPFPAFGNLSGNLYKAISNYNAMQLQLTKRYATGLTFNVNYVWSHMQDEQDSSGWGNRGGTQVWQIGNNPGANYGNSNFDIRNAFKGYASYELPFGKGKTYLNSNKLVSEFAGGWRLAGTFITQSGNPYTVTTSNNLNSTYTGCGNGCSWFPNVVGPTGVSDPGPSQWFNTAAFVPAASGGQFAFGNERRNSLIGPRLSVVNLSIAKAFTVTERVRMEFRSDWVNALNHPSLNRPGNSLGGANFGQINNATQGNGVAVAPRSGQLSLKVTF
- a CDS encoding LacI family DNA-binding transcriptional regulator, whose protein sequence is MPRRSSDPTIPTLKSVAERAGVTASTVSAVLNDSAAARSVPDRTKNRILAAARALNYRPNFLARSLRVQRSYTIGLILQEIGDAYGSVIVSGMERYLRQQNYFFLTVAHRRDKDLLATYSAMLRERGVEGFITVDTALTEEQSLPTVAVGGHRRLKGVTNIVLDHRLAAELALRHLVDLGHREIAFMRGAKESVDADTRWNSICEEADKLGIRMRRELILQLKGGDPTPNLGYPFAKQLLARKQPFTALFAYNDISAIGAIVALQEHGIRVPEDVSVVGFDDIQGAAYINPPLTTVKQPLQYMGEMAARTLIDRLEGRMNDVAEITIEPELMVRRSTAGCAGQSVLSMQQSKTSSNPRQSESKLAIIHKLDATS
- a CDS encoding glycosyl hydrolase family 28-related protein; translated protein: MTNILLVTIATLLSSASLFGSSYYTERLNDPKALYLTADHFAVKSDGVTDDSNAIQEAIDKVRESTNQGILFIPAGRYRITKTIYIWPGIRLIGYGTVRPTFVLAANTPGFQNGPTYMVFFAGSGPNPNGPPRDASPGTFYSAMSNIDIEIQDGNPGAVGVRAHYAQHCFLAHMDFHIGSGLAGIHDGGNVAQDVHFYGGQYGIWTRKPSPGWQFTVVDATFEAQREAAIREHEAGLTLIRPQFKNVPTAISIDPRFAEELWVKDGRMENISGPAVIISNENNARTEINMENVVCESVPIFASYRESGKQGPGRGGSYAVKTFSHGLHFDDMGAVPAIRDVYDTSPLKALPQPPRSDIPDLPAISTWINVRSLGARGDGVSDDTEVLKKAIATHKTIYFPSGQYLVSDTISLRPDTVLIGLHPSVTRIMLADSTPAFQGVGSPKPLIETPKGGTNIVTGIGLYTNGINPRAVAAKWMAGSDSLMDDVRFLGGHGTVDPGSTPEEASKVWQRIYNNTHTADSDLNRRWDGQYPSLWITDGGGGTFLDIWTPSPFAQAGLYISNTTTSGRIYQLSSEHHVRNEAVLRNVSNWEIYALQTEEERGESGFALPLEIDNSTNITVANLHMYRVVSSYQPFPYAIKVTNSHNIRLRNVHCYSNSKVSFDNAIYDPLRRSEVRQREFSWLTISGDAPRRSKKESSSLFAEGAKIEKIAGGFFNISGGAVDRAGNFYFVDPKWQTIYRYSPATQVVSKIRDNPLEPVQLVFDKSGDLIVISSAGNGTVYSLKPDAPSDDVTLLKPEPSQPRSEMIPVLPVDYLGNADDFTKKIEIAKPYHFVSADKSVFIPAGQDFVTGQLYYGAKIHDVLRAFGMAPAAPGHPFYISDEAEEKTYSGHVNPDGTLSNLKLFAERGGEGLAVDNQGNVYLAAGQVFVYNSSGRLIDTIDIPERPSQLVFGGPDGKTLFIPARTSLYAVRTR
- a CDS encoding tetratricopeptide repeat protein, with protein sequence MRALSQKTIAKAFLWFAALSGAYLYAFPGPNLFYISISLAHIALGVVAVLAAPFLIRTVRLLSRLARAGVVLLILGAIDGVIVMVVGGSRPHLEFVYLHSILSFAGVLLLLANWLRSKQWFASAAPRLTVQCAVMFLVAALLVVGAHYWRVKRWAASTPIRNPEIAPAEMTKEGDGPSGLFFPSSAQTTDGKFIPAKYFMESQACERCHKDVYEQWSSSAHHFSSFNNQWYRKSIEYMQDVVGTRPSKWCGGCHDPSVLYSGMMDTPIKQIVHTPEANAGLGCLMCHSITKVKSTMGQGDFVLLYPKLHELAASKNPVMRWLHDYSVYVNPEPHRRAFFKPFMHNEQSAEFCSSCHKVHLDVPVNHYRWIRGFNDYDNWQASGVSGLGARSFYYPAKPQRCLDCHMPLVESADYGTTDGKLHSHRFPAANTALPFANQDEKQMQAVLDFLKNGIISVDMFGISPEAKQVNTSAALPGELSTTFAVGEEAESSVRPSGAETSGSEAFEVTAPLNEVHPALRRGDTERLDVVVRTRKVGHFFPAGTVDGFDVWLELKATDDKGQVLFWSGRAEDNGKGPVEKSAHFYRSQSIDEHGNPINKRNAWSNRALVYVRLIPPGAADTVHYRLRIPENAGDKIKFEAKLNYRKFSWYYTQFSYAGKSTGEAHQMAPGFDDRKVSFDADMSGVSGNLKYIPDLPIVTIASDEVTLPVVAKSAPKPEPKRQLEAKDWERWNDYGIGLFLQGDLKSALAAFQTAAEADPARADSYVNMGRVLVQEGDEQRAKQVLEKALAIDNSLARTHYFYARALRIEGKYDEALQHLRIAQQQYPQDRVVIDDIGRILFLQRKYQDAVNELKKTLAIDPEDLQANYNLMLSYRGLGDTAQAAEYQKRYLRFKADEAAQALTGPYRLAHPEDNNERQTIHEHESAPLAIPARQTRTATLKSKRRSVASSGSQTISSFSPGHR